The DNA window CGATACATGAAGTCCGCCAAAGGTGGTCAGGCTATCACTGGCAATTACTGCTTTATTGCCTTTTCTAACGGCTACGATTGCGGTCATGGTTGCCCAAAGTTTACTGATGAAAGAGAGGGTTAGTCGCATCAATATACGGCATGTCAATGCACGGGTGCCCGCGGCGACCAATCAGGCCTGCCGTCGCCCGTCATAATCCAAAAAATGCTCGCGAAGCGTTACCCATGGCCATCGTTCATCCAGTGCGCGGCCAACAAAGTCTGCAGCCGACTCTGGCGCATTGCCCCCCAAAGGCGGATCGGTATCCAGGTTGGTTGGAAAGGCATAACTATCTGCCACAGCTGCGATGGCATTCACGCGCTCAAGGCTGGTCATCTGTGAAGCATGCGACAACAAATGGGGGTAAACTGCTTCGAGCATTGCAAAGCGGTTCACGCTTTCCATTGGTCGGCCAAAAGCAGACGAGATTTGGAGCAGGTTCGCCAACCGATCAGCATCCGAACGATTGTTGCCGGCGCCGTGGTACAGCGCCGGGCTGAAGAACACCATATCCCCTTTAGAGAGCGGCAATTGGATAGCGTGCTGCTTGAAATACGCGACAAAATCTGCTTCTTTAAATGCAAGATAGCCCCCTGGGTATTTGTGCGAATGCGGCATGAACTGTGTCGGACCGGCAAGCAAGGGCATATCTGTGTGTGCAATTGCACCCTGTAAAGTCAGCAACTGCGACATGCGTTGCACGCGCGCCGGGTATTGCGCTATGGTCGCGGCGCGCTGGAAACCGAGGTGATAATCGCGATGTGGCGCTTGTGCCTCGCTTCCGGGCTTTACATTGTTGACCTGTGCGGTCATTTGATATCCAGGACCCAGCCAGGCGCGTGCAATAAGGGCTATTGCTGGATTTCCGTAATATGGCACAAACAACGCCGGCGCCCGAACGCACACCTTTTGCAACGCATTCCAGATACGTTCGTTTTGTCCAAAGTGGTCAGCTGCTACGCGTTGTTCAGCCTTTTCAGCTTCTATGATTTCGAAGAATACAGCGGTCACCTCATCGATCAGCGAGGTGTCAGCATAGGCATCTCGAATAACAAGCACACCCGGCCCGTCAGCCAAACAGGTATGCAACTCGCCCAGGATCTCGTAATCATCATGCCCCTTCGCTGCCAGATACCTGCCATCATAGATGACAACTTTTTTTTCAACACCAGCTGCATGCGAATACTCACTGCGCTCGGTCTCTTCCGCACAATAGCGTACAAAAGTAGCGAGATCAAATTCGGCCACATCAAAAAAGGGGCCTACTGAATTGGGTAACTTGAACATATGCTTTTAATAACTCTGCCTTACACAATGGGGGTCAATATGTTACCCTGCTTCATTTGGGAAATCAAGCCAAACCTCCTGTGGCTTACAAATTGATTCAAGATCCGTACAGATACCTGCATA is part of the Bacteroidota bacterium genome and encodes:
- a CDS encoding phytanoyl-CoA dioxygenase family protein, with product MFKLPNSVGPFFDVAEFDLATFVRYCAEETERSEYSHAAGVEKKVVIYDGRYLAAKGHDDYEILGELHTCLADGPGVLVIRDAYADTSLIDEVTAVFFEIIEAEKAEQRVAADHFGQNERIWNALQKVCVRAPALFVPYYGNPAIALIARAWLGPGYQMTAQVNNVKPGSEAQAPHRDYHLGFQRAATIAQYPARVQRMSQLLTLQGAIAHTDMPLLAGPTQFMPHSHKYPGGYLAFKEADFVAYFKQHAIQLPLSKGDMVFFSPALYHGAGNNRSDADRLANLLQISSAFGRPMESVNRFAMLEAVYPHLLSHASQMTSLERVNAIAAVADSYAFPTNLDTDPPLGGNAPESAADFVGRALDERWPWVTLREHFLDYDGRRQA